The sequence below is a genomic window from Desulfomonile tiedjei.
CCGCCCCGCTGGCCGCAGCTTTGGCCGACGCAGGATTTGAGGTGCTGGTATCTACGGTTACGGATTTGCCCCTTGAGTTGGGCCACCACGGGAAAGTCACTCGGAGAATCGGCCCGCTGGATGAACAGGCAATGCTGCTGTTGGCACGAGATCGCGGGGTAAGGGCCATAGTGGACGCGACCCATCCGTACGCTGAAGCAGCCCATGCAAATGCGAGGAAAGTAGCTGCGACCCTCGATTTGCCTTGCCTCAGGTGGCGTAGGCCGGAAGTCATCGAGCCTGCGGCTGACCTGCATTTTGCAGCCAACCACGAGGAAGCAGCCACCCTGGCTTGCTCTCTAGGTGGTTCGATCCTGCTTACCACAGGCTCTACCCATTTGCGGCCGTACGTCAAAGCATGCTCCAGAACCGGATCGGCGCTGTTCGTCAGAGTGCTCGATCATCCCGAGTCCGTAAAAGCCGCTCTCACCGCTGGCATTCCCGAAGCAAACATTGTGAGAGGCCGGGGGCCATTTTCAGTAGAGGAAAACCTTGCTGTCATTACGAATTTCAAGATCGGGGTCCTCGTCACAAAAGACAGCGGTGAGGCCGGAGGCGTTCCGGCCAAGCTCGAAGCCGCGCGTATCGCGGGATGCCGTGTGGTGGTCATTCGCAGGCCTGATGAATCTTGTGAGCACTGTTATGAGGAACTCTCCGAAATGGTTAGAGCGGTACGATCGGCTGTTGACGATACCGAACCCTAGCAGAGCTAGGGATTCCGTAATATCTATCTTCGTAACTCTTTAGTTAGGTGGGCATCTACGGGTCTGGCACTGCGAGGAGTAAAAATCCCGCGAAACCCTGGAAAGCAATGCTGACATAGTACCGTCCCGCGCGAAACGCGGGATTGCCGGTCAGTCGTCACCCCGGACTCCGATCCTGGGTCCAGGCTGGATTCCCTAAGTTCACAAACGAAGTGCAACACCTTATATATGAGGTGTTGCACTTCGTGGGGACGTATGCAGATGGATCAAGATAAACATGGGGCGGATCATCCTTCACTGAATCGCCTCGCGTTCAGCGCCACGGTTCATTGCCTTACCGGCTGTTCCATCGGCGAGGTGCTGGGGATGGTACTCGGCACAGCGCTGGCTTGGGGAAACTGGCCGACAGTGGCTATCTCCGTGGTGCTCGCATTTGTGTTCGGGTACCTCCTGACCCTGCTGCCGTTGTTGCGTGCAGGCGTGGCAGTCAGTGACGCTCTCAAGCTCGCGCTTGCATCGGACACTCTTTCCATCGCGGTTATGGAGTTTGTCGACAATGCAGTAATGCTCGTCTTACCGGGAGCAATGGAAGCCGGGCTCAGTGAGCTGCTTTTCTGGGCAAGCCTCATCTTTTCCCTTATCCTTGCCGGTATCGCCGCGTTTCCCATCAACCGATGGTTGATTGCCCGCGGCCGCGGTCACGCGGTGGTGCACAAGCATCACGGCCATTCGAATACTGGCTTAGCCGGAGGAGCGCATCCGTCTGAAAACCGTAGTAAATAACATTAGAAGGTGGTGCCCTTAGGGGGCTTGATTGGCGGCCGCCCCGGGAACACTCCAGCGAGCCGCGCGAGCCTCAGGTTGCCCGCGGCGCGTGAAGGAATTATTAAATAACTAAGACTCTAATTATTACGATGGTAAGGAAACAACAATGAATGCATCACACCGCTTAATGACTTCAATCGTGGCCGTTGGAATGGCGTTGATGGCTTGTTCCCTTTTGCAGGCACGAGATGCAGGGGACCATATGCTCAATTCGGCCGATATAAAGTGGACAGACGGACCTCCGTCACTGCCGCCCGGCGCACAAGTTGCCGTGATTGAAGGGGATTTGACAAAAGCAGAGCCGTTCACGTTCCGCCTCAAGTTCCCGGCCAATTACAGAATAGCGCCGCACACCCATCCGGTTGTCGAACGCGTGACCGTGGTCTCCGGAACGTTCCATATGGGAACCGGCGATCAATTTGTCCAAGAGAAAGCCGTAGCCTTGAAACCGGGAAGCTTCGCGGTATTTCAACCGGGGCACAGCATGTTCGCGTGGGCCGGGGAAGAGACCGTAGTGCAATTGCACGGGGTTGGCCCATGGGGAATTACTTACCTTAACCCGGCGGACGATCCGCGGAAGAAATAACCAATAGGAAATCGCACGCGGAACTCACTCCGGCTCCGAGGTTGTTCTGACACAGATGTATAGTTTCACCTTGCGCTTCTCGCGAGAGGTAGTAGTACACTTATGCAAGAAATCCAACAACTATTGACAATGTTTTGATATTTATCTTTACTTTTTTCGCGAAATGAGCCAATCTTACTCGGACAGGAGGGATGGAATGCTCTTTCGAAGGTATTGGGAATGATTGTGCGTGTAAAGCTATGTATTATTATGATGTTGGTAATAACTCTTGCTCTGGTGGAGCAGGCGCCGGCGAAGAGAAGGGCCGACAAAGCCACAATGAAGAGACCTCCGGTCGAGACTCCTACGCCTGGAGCAGGTCCTGTCTGGATTGTCGTCAACCTGTTTACAGGGCCTTCGTCCCGGCAGGCGGTGCGAGTGAGAGACACATTGGCCCGACTGGGAGCAGAAGGTCAAGGCATTGTCCTGCCGTTCCGCGAGATCACCGTGGAAAATATGACCAAAATGCGACCCGAGTTTCTGGCTCTGAGTCCAAACGGAATGCCGTGGTGTCGTTACAAGGGTAAAAACGGCGAAAATCTGGACGAGTTCTTGAAAGCGCTTAAGGTAATTGTTGAAGAAATGAACATCCCGGTGATTGGAATATGCGGAGGGCATCAAGCGCTGGCTCTGGCGTTCGGCGGAAAGGTCGGG
It includes:
- a CDS encoding gamma-glutamyl-gamma-aminobutyrate hydrolase family protein (Members of this family of hydrolases with an active site Cys residue belong to MEROPS family C26.), coding for MIVRVKLCIIMMLVITLALVEQAPAKRRADKATMKRPPVETPTPGAGPVWIVVNLFTGPSSRQAVRVRDTLARLGAEGQGIVLPFREITVENMTKMRPEFLALSPNGMPWCRYKGKNGENLDEFLKALKVIVEEMNIPVIGICGGHQALALAFGGKVGPIKGGEDDCFSYGHNPTERGRHDVHVQQQDPLFLGMGQSLNLVQNHYDEVKKLPPGFISLAANELCAYQIIRHPEKPVYGVQAHTEYFLPKRPDGGLLLKNFLKIVRMHNGLVRKAPVKAVGDTANSSASQ
- the cobK gene encoding precorrin-6A reductase; translated protein: MILLLGGTAETAPLAAALADAGFEVLVSTVTDLPLELGHHGKVTRRIGPLDEQAMLLLARDRGVRAIVDATHPYAEAAHANARKVAATLDLPCLRWRRPEVIEPAADLHFAANHEEAATLACSLGGSILLTTGSTHLRPYVKACSRTGSALFVRVLDHPESVKAALTAGIPEANIVRGRGPFSVEENLAVITNFKIGVLVTKDSGEAGGVPAKLEAARIAGCRVVVIRRPDESCEHCYEELSEMVRAVRSAVDDTEP
- a CDS encoding cupin domain-containing protein, whose product is MLNSADIKWTDGPPSLPPGAQVAVIEGDLTKAEPFTFRLKFPANYRIAPHTHPVVERVTVVSGTFHMGTGDQFVQEKAVALKPGSFAVFQPGHSMFAWAGEETVVQLHGVGPWGITYLNPADDPRKK
- a CDS encoding DUF4396 domain-containing protein, encoding MQMDQDKHGADHPSLNRLAFSATVHCLTGCSIGEVLGMVLGTALAWGNWPTVAISVVLAFVFGYLLTLLPLLRAGVAVSDALKLALASDTLSIAVMEFVDNAVMLVLPGAMEAGLSELLFWASLIFSLILAGIAAFPINRWLIARGRGHAVVHKHHGHSNTGLAGGAHPSENRSK